From Halorhodospira halophila:
TCGAGGCCGAGAAGTCCGGTGACGATGAGCCCGCCGGCCGGGTGCTGATCGCCACCGTCAAGGGCGACGTCCACGACATCGGCAAGAACATCGTGGCGGTGGTCCTGCAGTGCAACAACTTCGAGGTCCACGACATCGGCGTCATGGTCCCCACTGAGACCATCCTGCAGAAGGCCAAGGAGGTCAACGCCGACATCATCGGCCTCTCCGGGCTGATCACGCCGTCGCTCGACGAAATGATCGGCGTGGCCCAGGAGATGGAGCGCCAGGGCTTCACCTGCCCGCTGCTCATCGGCGGTGCCACCACCTCACGGGTGCACACCGCCGTGAAGATCGCGCCCAACTACTCGGCGCCCAGCATCTACGTCAAGGACGCCTCGCGCGCCGTTGGCGTGGCCTCCAAGCTGGTCAGCGAAACCCAGGCCGAGCCGTACAAGCAGGAGCTGGCCGCTGAGTATCAACAGGTGCGCGCACAGCACGAGGCCCGGCAGCAGAAGACCAAGTGGGTCTCCTTCGAGCAGGCCAAGAAGAACGCCACGCCCATCGACTGGTCGACCCACCGGCCTCAGGAGCCCGAGAAGCCGGGAGTCCAGGTACTGGACGACTACCCGCTGGAGGATCTGGTCGAGCGGATCGACTGGACGCCGTTCTTCGCCGCCTGGCAGATGCGGGGCCAGTATCCGAAGATCCTCGATGACGAGAAGCAGGGCGAGGAGGCGCGCAAGCTCTTCGACGACGCCCAGGCGATGCTGCGGCGGATCATCGACGAGAAGTGGCTGACCGCCCGCGCGGTGTTCGGCCTCTTCCCGGCGAACAGCACTGGCGAGGATACCGAGGTTTACGCCGACGAGGCACGCAGCGAGGTGCTGGCCACGCTGTGTCATCTGCGCCAGCAAACCGAGAAGGGTGAGGGCAAGCCGCACCAGTCCCTGGCCGACTTCATCGCGCCCAAGGAAAGCGGCGTGCCGGACTGGATGGGCGCCTTCGCGGTCACCGCCGGGATCGGCATCGACGAGCACATCCAGCGCTTCGAGGCCGCCGGTGACGACTACAGCGCCATCATGCTCAAGGCCCTGGCCGACCGCCTGGCCGAGGCGTTCGCTGAGCGCCTGCACGAGCGGGTGCGCAAGGAGTTCTGGGGCTACGCCGCCGACGAGAACCTGTCCAACGAGGACATGATCAAGGAGCGGTACCAGGGCATCCGCCCGGCACCGGGCTACCCGGCCTGCCCCGACCACACCGAGAAGGACCGCCTCTGGGAGATCCTTAACGTCGAGGAGAACATCGGCCTGAGCCTGACCGAGTCCAAGGCCATGGTCCCCACCGCTGCCGTGTCCGGTTGGTACTTCGGCCACCCGGAGGCCAAGTACTTCGGCGTCGGGAAGATTTTCCAGGACCAGGTGGAGGATTACGCCAAGCGTAAGGGGATGTCCCGCAAGGAGGCGGAACGCTGGCTGGGGCCGAACCTCGGCTACGACCCCGAGGACTGAGGGGAACCGCCCGTCAAGACCCCTCGCCCGCCGAGACGGGCGAGGGGGCCTGCCCACTGCAAGCTCTGGGAATCAGGGACGGGGTCCCGGGGCATCACGCACCGCCTGGCAGGCCGCGAACGCTACCCCCTACCCCTGCCCCCCTCAAGAGCATTACGTCGCCTGGAACCGCGAGGCGACCTCATCCCAGTTCACGACATCCCACCACGCCTCGACGTAGTCCGGCCGCCGGTTCTGGTAGCGCAGGTAGTAGGCGTGCTCCCAGACATCCAGGCCGAGCAGCGGCGTACCCTGTTTGGGCGCCACGTCCATGAGCGGGTTGTCCTGATTGGGGGTATCGGTGATCTCCAGCCCTCGCGAGGTCTGGATCAGCCACGCCCAGCCGGAGCCGAAACGCCCCAGCGCGGCTTGCGTGAACTGCTCGCGGAACTGATCGAAGGAGCCGAAGGCCGAGTCGATGGCCGTGGCCAGATCCCCCGACGGCTTGCCGCCGCCGTTGGGCGACATCACCCGCCAGAACAGGTCGTGGTTCCAGTGTCCGCCCCCGTTGTTGCGGATCGCCAGAGGCAGGCTCGAGACGCGCGCAAGCAGATCCTCCAGCCGCTGCCCCTCGTGCTCCGTCCCCGAGACGGCATCGTTGAGCTTGGTAACGTAGGTGTT
This genomic window contains:
- a CDS encoding superoxide dismutase, giving the protein MAYQLPDLPYDYGDLERSIDAQTMEIHHTKHHNTYVTKLNDAVSGTEHEGQRLEDLLARVSSLPLAIRNNGGGHWNHDLFWRVMSPNGGGKPSGDLATAIDSAFGSFDQFREQFTQAALGRFGSGWAWLIQTSRGLEITDTPNQDNPLMDVAPKQGTPLLGLDVWEHAYYLRYQNRRPDYVEAWWDVVNWDEVASRFQAT